The proteins below are encoded in one region of Bacillus vallismortis:
- a CDS encoding LysE family transporter: MHSLLTYIPIAAMMVIIPGADTMLVMKNTLRYGAKAGRYNILGLATGLSFWTVIAILGLSVVIAKSVFLFTTIKYLGAAYLIYLGIRSFFAKSTFSLDDMQSQAKSKEHSPKRYYKTSFMQGSLSNILNPKTVLVYVTIMPQFINLEGNINQQLIILASILTLLAVLWFLFLVYVIDYAKKWLRNSKFQKAFQKVTGMILVGFGIKTGMN, translated from the coding sequence GGTGATCATACCCGGAGCTGATACGATGCTTGTGATGAAAAATACGCTTAGATATGGCGCAAAAGCTGGCCGTTATAACATTCTAGGATTGGCAACAGGACTTTCCTTTTGGACGGTTATCGCCATTTTAGGTTTATCGGTCGTTATCGCAAAGTCAGTATTTCTTTTCACGACAATTAAATATTTGGGCGCAGCATACTTAATTTATTTAGGAATCAGAAGTTTTTTTGCCAAAAGCACGTTTTCTTTAGATGACATGCAATCCCAAGCAAAAAGCAAGGAACATTCTCCGAAACGTTATTATAAAACTTCCTTTATGCAAGGATCACTCAGTAATATTCTCAACCCTAAAACTGTCTTGGTTTATGTGACAATCATGCCCCAATTTATCAATCTAGAGGGAAATATAAACCAACAGCTTATTATTTTAGCTTCAATCCTTACCTTACTAGCGGTGTTATGGTTTCTCTTTCTTGTTTATGTAATTGATTATGCGAAAAAATGGCTGAGAAATTCGAAGTTCCAGAAAGCCTTTCAAAAAGTAACGGGCATGATATTAGTAGGTTTTGGCATCAAAACCGGTATGAATTAA